One Delphinus delphis chromosome 3, mDelDel1.2, whole genome shotgun sequence genomic region harbors:
- the ANGPTL4 gene encoding angiopoietin-related protein 4 isoform X2 codes for MRCAPTAGAALVLCAATAGLLSAQGRPEPPEKPRFASWDEVNVLAHGLLQLGNGLREHVERTRGQLGELERRLGSCGAACKDPEGSAAPPFAPENLVPPGGDAVPETLRSFQTQLKAQNSRIQQLFQKVAQQQRHLEKQHLRIQNLQSQMGHLAPMHLGHGVAKRARRKRLPKMAQLAGPAQNISRLHRLPRDCQELFEEGERQSGLFQIQPRGSSSFLVNCKMTSDGGWTVIQRRQDGSVDFNQPWDAYKDGFGDPQGEFWLGLEKVHRIMGERGSRLAVQLQDWEGNAESLQFPVHLGGEDTAYSLQLTAPVASKLGATAFSPSGLSLPFSTWDQDHDLRGDKNCAKSLSAAAA; via the exons ATGCGCTGTGCGCCAACAGCCGGAGCAGCCCTGGTGCTGTGCGCTGCCACCGCCGGGCTGCTGAGCGCGCAGGGCCGCCCGGAGCCTCCCGAGAAGCCGCGCTTCGCCTCCTGGGACGAGGTGAATGTGCTGGCGCACGGGCTCCTGCAGCTCGGCAACGGGCTACGCGAGCACGTGGAGCGCACCCGTGGGCAGCTGGGCGAGCTGGAGCGGCGTCTGGGCTCGTGCGGGGCCGCCTGCAAGGATCCTGAGGGGTCAGCCGCACCTCCGTTCGCCCCGGAGAATCTGGTCCCTCCCGGCGGCGATGCAGTCCCGGAGACCCTCCGCAGCTTTCAG ACTCAGCTCAAGGCTCAGAACAGCAGGATCCAGCAACTCTTCCAGAAGGTGGCCCAGCAGCAGCGGCACCTGGAGAAGCAGCACCTGAGAATCCAGAATCTGCAGAGCCAG ATGGGCCATTTGGCCCCCATGCACCTGGGCCACGGGGTGGCCAAGCGTGCCAGGAGGAAGAGGCTACCCAAGATGGCCCAACTTGCTGGCCCAGCTCAAAATATCAGCCGCTTGCACA GACTGCCCAGGGACTGCCAAGAGCTGTttgaagagggagagaggcaaagTGGATTGTTCCAGATCCAGCCCCGGGGGTCCTCCTCATTCCTGGTTAACTGCAAGATGACCTCAG ATGGAGGCTGGACTGTAATTCAGAGGCGCCAGGATGGCTCAGTCGACTTTAACCAGCCCTGGGACGCCTACAAGGATGGCTTCGGAGACCCCCAAG GTGAGTTCTGGCTGGGCCTGGAGAAGGTGCACCGCATCATGGGGGAGCGTGGCAGCCGCCTGGCTGTGCAGCTGCAGGACTGGGAGGGCAATGCCGAGTCATTGCAGTTCCCTGTCCACCTGGGTGGCGAAGACACAGCCTACAGCCTGCAGCTCACGGCGCCCGTGGCCAGCAAACTGGGTGCCACCGCCTTCTCACCCAGCGGcctctccctgcctttctccACTTGGGACCAAGACCACGACCTCCGCGGAGACAAGAACTGTGCAAAGAGCCTCTCTG CGGCAGCAGCTTAA
- the ANGPTL4 gene encoding angiopoietin-related protein 4 isoform X1: protein MRCAPTAGAALVLCAATAGLLSAQGRPEPPEKPRFASWDEVNVLAHGLLQLGNGLREHVERTRGQLGELERRLGSCGAACKDPEGSAAPPFAPENLVPPGGDAVPETLRSFQTQLKAQNSRIQQLFQKVAQQQRHLEKQHLRIQNLQSQMGHLAPMHLGHGVAKRARRKRLPKMAQLAGPAQNISRLHRLPRDCQELFEEGERQSGLFQIQPRGSSSFLVNCKMTSDGGWTVIQRRQDGSVDFNQPWDAYKDGFGDPQGEFWLGLEKVHRIMGERGSRLAVQLQDWEGNAESLQFPVHLGGEDTAYSLQLTAPVASKLGATAFSPSGLSLPFSTWDQDHDLRGDKNCAKSLSGGWWFGTCGHSNLNGQYFHSIPRQRQQLKKGIFWKTWRGRYYPLQATTMLIQPTAAEAAS from the exons ATGCGCTGTGCGCCAACAGCCGGAGCAGCCCTGGTGCTGTGCGCTGCCACCGCCGGGCTGCTGAGCGCGCAGGGCCGCCCGGAGCCTCCCGAGAAGCCGCGCTTCGCCTCCTGGGACGAGGTGAATGTGCTGGCGCACGGGCTCCTGCAGCTCGGCAACGGGCTACGCGAGCACGTGGAGCGCACCCGTGGGCAGCTGGGCGAGCTGGAGCGGCGTCTGGGCTCGTGCGGGGCCGCCTGCAAGGATCCTGAGGGGTCAGCCGCACCTCCGTTCGCCCCGGAGAATCTGGTCCCTCCCGGCGGCGATGCAGTCCCGGAGACCCTCCGCAGCTTTCAG ACTCAGCTCAAGGCTCAGAACAGCAGGATCCAGCAACTCTTCCAGAAGGTGGCCCAGCAGCAGCGGCACCTGGAGAAGCAGCACCTGAGAATCCAGAATCTGCAGAGCCAG ATGGGCCATTTGGCCCCCATGCACCTGGGCCACGGGGTGGCCAAGCGTGCCAGGAGGAAGAGGCTACCCAAGATGGCCCAACTTGCTGGCCCAGCTCAAAATATCAGCCGCTTGCACA GACTGCCCAGGGACTGCCAAGAGCTGTttgaagagggagagaggcaaagTGGATTGTTCCAGATCCAGCCCCGGGGGTCCTCCTCATTCCTGGTTAACTGCAAGATGACCTCAG ATGGAGGCTGGACTGTAATTCAGAGGCGCCAGGATGGCTCAGTCGACTTTAACCAGCCCTGGGACGCCTACAAGGATGGCTTCGGAGACCCCCAAG GTGAGTTCTGGCTGGGCCTGGAGAAGGTGCACCGCATCATGGGGGAGCGTGGCAGCCGCCTGGCTGTGCAGCTGCAGGACTGGGAGGGCAATGCCGAGTCATTGCAGTTCCCTGTCCACCTGGGTGGCGAAGACACAGCCTACAGCCTGCAGCTCACGGCGCCCGTGGCCAGCAAACTGGGTGCCACCGCCTTCTCACCCAGCGGcctctccctgcctttctccACTTGGGACCAAGACCACGACCTCCGCGGAGACAAGAACTGTGCAAAGAGCCTCTCTG GTGGCTGGTGGTTTGGTACCTGCGGCCACTCCAATCTTAATGGCCAGTATTTCCATTCCATCCCACGGCAGCGGCAGCAGCTTAAGAAGGGCATCTTCTGGAAGACCTGGCGGGGCCGCTACTACCCGCTGCAGGCCACCACCATGCTGATCCAGCCCACAGCGGCCGAAGCAGCCTCCTAG
- the RAB11B gene encoding ras-related protein Rab-11B — MGTRDDEYDYLFKVVLIGDSGVGKSNLLSRFTRNEFNLESKSTIGVEFATRSIQVDGKTIKAQIWDTAGQERYRAITSAYYRGAVGALLVYDIAKHLTYENVERWLKELRDHADSNIVIMLVGNKSDLRHLRAVPTDEARAFAEKNNLSFIETSALDSTNVEEAFKNILTEIYRIVSQKQIADRAAHDESPGNNVVDISVPPTTDGQKPNKLQCCQNL; from the exons ATGGGGACTCGGGACGACGAGTACGACTACCTATTCAAAG TGGTGCTCATCGGGGACTCGGGCGTGGGGAAGAGCAACCTGCTGTCGCGCTTCACCCGCAACGAGTTCAACCTGGAGAGCAAGAGCACGATCGGCGTGGAGTTCGCCACCCGCAGCATCCAGGTGGACGGCAAGACCATTAAGGCACAGATCTGGGACACCGCTGGCCAGGAGCGCTACCGCGCCATCACCTCGGC GTACTACCGTGGTGCCGTGGGTGCGCTGCTGGTGTATGACATCGCCAAGCACCTGACTTACGAGAACGTGGAGCGCTGGCTGAAGGAGCTGCGGGACCACGCCGACAGCAACATCGTCATCATGCTGGTGGGCAACAAGAGCGACCTGCGCCACTTGCGGGCCGTGCCCACGGATGAGGCCCGCGCCTTCGCAG AAAAGAACAACTTGTCCTTCATTGAGACCTCAGCCTTGGATTCCACCAACGTAGAGGAAGCTTTCAAGAACATTCTCACAG AGATCTACCGCATCGTGTCACAGAAGCAGATCGCGGACCGCGCAGCGCACGACGAGTCCCCCGGAAACAACGTGGTGGACATCAGCGTGCCACCCACCACCGACGGACAGAAACCCAACAAGCTGCAGTGCTGCCAGAACCTGTGA